The following coding sequences are from one candidate division WOR-3 bacterium window:
- a CDS encoding GxxExxY protein, which translates to MDYLKEVKEAAEEVLKVLGEGYEEKVYEEALAHELRIRKIPYERQRNFEIIYKGYKVGEGRADLILNPLWCNKSGEEIVLELKKVKKISDAHRRQAQVYMISLNINKGAILSFGDEIILEEVERPKRNINSSVTQAKKSNEPISSLLKRAANEVFEYFGVEFLYRETKEGKGSEIFSNAIGVELRLNGIEYSKATFPICYKNHKVADLSFNFVFPNGEVAQVSSYEDKEEVEENLEEFKYYLKLFNLKKGYLICFPSNEEDKVLVKEV; encoded by the coding sequence ATGGATTATTTAAAAGAAGTCAAAGAGGCAGCCGAAGAAGTCTTAAAAGTATTAGGCGAAGGATATGAGGAAAAAGTTTACGAAGAAGCATTAGCCCATGAATTGAGAATAAGAAAGATTCCTTACGAAAGGCAGAGAAATTTTGAAATTATTTATAAAGGCTACAAAGTGGGTGAAGGAAGGGCAGATTTAATACTTAATCCTCTGTGGTGTAACAAAAGTGGCGAAGAAATTGTTTTGGAGTTGAAAAAAGTAAAGAAAATTTCTGATGCCCACAGAAGACAGGCACAGGTGTATATGATTTCTTTAAATATCAACAAAGGAGCAATTTTAAGTTTTGGCGACGAGATTATTTTAGAAGAGGTTGAGAGACCTAAAAGAAATATAAACTCTTCGGTTACTCAAGCAAAGAAATCAAACGAACCAATCTCTTCGTTACTTAAAAGAGCAGCCAACGAAGTATTTGAATATTTTGGTGTGGAATTCCTTTATCGAGAAACCAAAGAAGGGAAAGGTTCGGAAATCTTTTCTAACGCTATTGGTGTTGAATTGAGATTAAATGGAATTGAGTATTCAAAGGCAACTTTTCCTATTTGTTATAAAAACCATAAAGTAGCCGATCTGTCTTTTAACTTTGTTTTTCCTAATGGCGAAGTTGCTCAAGTATCTTCTTACGAAGATAAAGAAGAAGTAGAAGAAAATTTAGAAGAATTTAAATACTACTTAAAACTATTTAATTTAAAAAAGGGCTATCTTATTTGTTTTCCATCAAACGAAGAAGATAAAGTTTTGGTAAAAGAAGTATAA